Part of the Ruania alba genome is shown below.
CTACCTCCCCTCGCCGCTGGACGTGCCGGACATGATCGGGCACCCGCCGAACGACGAGGAGACCGAGATCGTGCGCAAGCCTGCGGAGGATGAGCCATTCTCCGCACTGGCGTTCAAGGTGGCTGCGCACCCGTTCTTCGGGCAGCTCACCTTCATCCGCGTGTACTCCGGTACGTGCACTCCCGGTACGCAGGTCCTGAACTCCACCAAGGGGAAGAAGGAGCGCATCGGAAAGCTCTTCCAGATGCACGCCAACAAGGAGAACCCGGTCGAGGAGCTGCACGCCGGTCATATCTACGCCGTCATCGGCCTGAAGGACACCACCACCGGTGACACTCTTACCGCGGCGGACGCTCCGGTGATCCTGGAGTCGATGTCCTTCCCGGACCCGGTGATCTTCGTGGCGATCGAGCCGAAGACCAAGGGTGACCAGGACAAGCTGTCGACAGCCATCCAGAAGCTCTCCGCCGAGGACCCCACGTTCACGGTGAACCTGAACGACGAGACCGGCCAGACCGAGATCGGCGGCATGGGCGAACTCCACCTGGACATCCTGGTGGACCGCATGAAGCGGGAGTTCAAGGTCGAGGCGAACGTCGGTAAGCCGCAGGTGGCCTATCGCGAGACGATCCGCCGCGCGGTGGAGAAGTTCGACTACACCCACAAGAAGCAGACCGGTGGGTCCGGACAGTTCGCCAAGGTGCAGATCACGTTCGAGCCGCTCGACTCCGCCGAGGGCGAGATGTACGAGTTCGAGAACAAGGTCACCGGTGGCCGGATCCCGCGCGAGTACATCCCCAGCGTCGATCACGGCGTGCAGGATGCGATGGGAGCCGGTATTCTCGCCGGTTATCCGATGGTGGGTGTCAAGGCCATCCTCCTCGATGGCGCCTACCACGACGTCGACTCCTCGGAGATGGCCTTTAAGATTGCCGGTTCGATCGCATTCAAGGAAGGCGTCAAGCGCGCCGACCCCGTGCTGCTCGAGCCGGTCATGGACGTCGAGGTGCGGACCCCAGAGGAGTACATGGGGGACGTGATCGGCGACCTGAACTCGCGGCGTGGACAAATCCAGTCGATGGAGGACGCCAGTGGCGTTAAGGTAGTTCGCGCCTTGGTGCCGTTGTCCGAGATGTTCGGATACATCGGCGACCTGCGGTCTCGGACCCAGGGTCGTGCGGTGTACTCGATGCAGTTCAGCAACTACGCCGAAGTTCCTCGGAACGTCTCCGAGGAGATCATCAAGAAGACCCGGGGCGAGTAAGTCCCACAGGTCGACCCGCTTCATCAAAACACCAACCGACCCGTAGGACGGACCAGCTCCGAGTGGGTGACCACCCGTCACCCCCACGCTGCGTACAACTACCCGAGTTCCAGGAGGAACACCAGTGGCGAAGGCCAAGTTCGAGCGGACCAAGCCGCACGTCAACATCGGCACGATCGGTCACGTCGACCACGGTAAGACGACGCTGACGGCCGCTATCTCCAAGGTGCTGGCGGACAAGTTTCCGGACATCAACACCGCGGCCGCGTTCGACATGATCGACAACGCGCCGGAAGAGAAGCAGCGCGGCATCACGATCAACGTGTCCCACCAGGAGTACCAGACCGACAAGCGCCACTACGCGCACGTCGACGCTCCGGGACACGCCGACTACATCAAGAACATGATCACCGGCGCGGCCCAGATGGATGGTGCGATCCTCGTGGTCGCCGCCACCGACGGCCCGATGGCGCAGACCCGCGAGCACGTGCTGCTCGCCCGTCAGGTCGGCGTGCCGTACCTGCTCGTCGCGCTGAACAAGTCGGACATGGTCGACGACGAGGAGATCCTCGAGCTGGTCGAGATGGAGGTTCGTGAGCTCCTCTCCAGCCAGGAGTTCCCGGGCGACGACCTGCCGGTGATCCGCGTCTCTGCGCTGAAGGCGCTCGAGGGCGACGCCGAGTGGGTCAAGTCCATCGAGGAGCTCATGGAGGCTGTCGACGAGAACGTGCCGGACCCGGTGCGTGACATCGACAAGCCGTTCCTGATGCCGATTGAGGACGTCTTCACCATCACCGGTCGCGGCACCGTGGTCACCGGTCGGGTGGAGCGTGGCCAGCTCAAGGTGAACGAGGAGGTGGAGATCGTCGGTATCCGCGAGTCGCAGAAGACGACCGTGACGGGTGTCGAGATGTTCCGCAAGCTGCTCGACACCGCCGACGCCGGCGAGAACGTCGGCCTCCTCCTGCGCGGTACCAAGCGTGAGGACGTCGAGCGTGGACAGGTCGTGGTGAAGCCGGGTTCGATCACCCCGCACACCAACTTCGAGGCCCAGGTCTACATCCTGGCCAAGGACGAGGGCGGTCGTCACAACCCGTTCTACTCCAACTACCGTCCGCAGTTCTACTTCCGCACCACCGACGTCACCGGCGTCATCGAGCTGCCCGAGGGCACCGAGATGGTCATGCCGGGTGACAACACCGAGATGACGGTCGAGCTGATCCAGCCGATCGCCATGGAAGACGGCCTCGGCTTCGCCATCCGTGAGGGTGGCCGCACCGTTGGCTCCGGCCGTGTGACCAAGATCCTCAAGTGATCTTGCACTGATCTGGCGTCGGGCACCGCCCGACACGAGAAGGCCCGTCGGCCCAAGCCGGCGGGCCTTCTCGATGCCCCTCCTCCTGACCCGTTCCTGCTCGTTGTGGCCCAGGCCACCGTCGGCGGACTTGGTTCTGACCAGGGGGTGTGGCAGACTAGTCAGGTTGCCTCGTGCACGAGGTGCGGACACCTATGCGCATCGATCCGGTCGGCCAGCAGGCCCATCGAGAACGATTCGGAGACAGTTCCCCGCCCAGCACGGCAATCATCCTGTTCGGTTCGATCCTGACTGCCACAAGGCAGGCGGGGAACCACACAAGTCATCTTCCGACCCGCATCTTGAGGGTGCACGCCGGTGGGATGTGTCCACATTTGCGACACGCCCGAGTGCGGGGGTCGGTCAGTTGCGGTACGAAGAGAGAGAGTCAGACGACGCCATGGCGGGACAGAAGATCCGCATCCGGCTCAAGTCCTACGACCACGAAGTCATCGACAGCTCGGCGCGCAAGATCGTCGACACGGTGACTCGCGCTGGTGCAACGGTCGTGGGCCCGGTGCCGCTGCCAACCGAGAAGAACGTGTTCTGCGTCATCCGTTCTCCGCACAAGTACAAGGACAGCCGCGAGCATTTCGAGATGCGGACGCACAAGCGGCTGATCGACATCGTGGACCCGACGCCGAAGGCGGTCGACTCGCTCATGCGGCTCGACCTTCCGGCTGACGTCAACATCGAGATCAAGCTCTGAGGACTCAGTCATGACTTCACTTCCCCAGCAGTCCGAGCGCGTCGTCAAGGCGGTGCTCGGCACGAAGCTCGGCATGACCCAGGTGTGGGACGACGAAGGTCGTCTCGTGCCGGTCACGGTCGTGCGGGTGGGCACCAACGTCGTGACCCAGATCCGCACCACCGACGTCGACGGCTACTCCGCCGTCCAGGTGGGCTTCGGCCAGATCGATCCGCGCAAGGTCACCCAGCCGCTCAAGGGCCACTTCGAGAAGGCGGGCGTGACGCCTCGCCGACACGTCGCCGAGATCCGCACCGCGGATGCCTCGGAATACGACCTGGGCCAGGAGCTGACCGCGGAGACGTTCGAGGCCGGAGCCGTCGTGGATGTGGTGGGCACCACCAAGGGCAAGGGCTTCGCCGGTGTCATGAAGCG
Proteins encoded:
- the fusA gene encoding elongation factor G — translated: MAQDVLTDLNKVRNIGIMAHIDAGKTTTTERILFYTGVNYKIGETHDGASTTDWMDQEKERGITITSAAVTCFWEDNQINIIDTPGHVDFTVEVERSLRVLDGAVAVFDGKEGVEPQSETVWRQADKYNVPRICFVNKMDKLGADFYFTVDTIISRLGATPLVMQLPIGAESDFVGVVDLIWMKALVWPGDAKGDVTMGAAYETQEIPEDLKDKAEEYRTKLIEQVAESSEELMEKYLEGEEITNSELVAGIREMTINSEAYPVFCGSAFKNRGVQPMLDAVISYLPSPLDVPDMIGHPPNDEETEIVRKPAEDEPFSALAFKVAAHPFFGQLTFIRVYSGTCTPGTQVLNSTKGKKERIGKLFQMHANKENPVEELHAGHIYAVIGLKDTTTGDTLTAADAPVILESMSFPDPVIFVAIEPKTKGDQDKLSTAIQKLSAEDPTFTVNLNDETGQTEIGGMGELHLDILVDRMKREFKVEANVGKPQVAYRETIRRAVEKFDYTHKKQTGGSGQFAKVQITFEPLDSAEGEMYEFENKVTGGRIPREYIPSVDHGVQDAMGAGILAGYPMVGVKAILLDGAYHDVDSSEMAFKIAGSIAFKEGVKRADPVLLEPVMDVEVRTPEEYMGDVIGDLNSRRGQIQSMEDASGVKVVRALVPLSEMFGYIGDLRSRTQGRAVYSMQFSNYAEVPRNVSEEIIKKTRGE
- the tuf gene encoding elongation factor Tu, translated to MAKAKFERTKPHVNIGTIGHVDHGKTTLTAAISKVLADKFPDINTAAAFDMIDNAPEEKQRGITINVSHQEYQTDKRHYAHVDAPGHADYIKNMITGAAQMDGAILVVAATDGPMAQTREHVLLARQVGVPYLLVALNKSDMVDDEEILELVEMEVRELLSSQEFPGDDLPVIRVSALKALEGDAEWVKSIEELMEAVDENVPDPVRDIDKPFLMPIEDVFTITGRGTVVTGRVERGQLKVNEEVEIVGIRESQKTTVTGVEMFRKLLDTADAGENVGLLLRGTKREDVERGQVVVKPGSITPHTNFEAQVYILAKDEGGRHNPFYSNYRPQFYFRTTDVTGVIELPEGTEMVMPGDNTEMTVELIQPIAMEDGLGFAIREGGRTVGSGRVTKILK
- the rpsJ gene encoding 30S ribosomal protein S10; this translates as MAGQKIRIRLKSYDHEVIDSSARKIVDTVTRAGATVVGPVPLPTEKNVFCVIRSPHKYKDSREHFEMRTHKRLIDIVDPTPKAVDSLMRLDLPADVNIEIKL
- the rplC gene encoding 50S ribosomal protein L3 — translated: MTSLPQQSERVVKAVLGTKLGMTQVWDDEGRLVPVTVVRVGTNVVTQIRTTDVDGYSAVQVGFGQIDPRKVTQPLKGHFEKAGVTPRRHVAEIRTADASEYDLGQELTAETFEAGAVVDVVGTTKGKGFAGVMKRHGFAGVGASHGAHRNHRKPGSIGGAATPSRVFKGLRMAGRMGNARQTTQNLTIHGVDSEKGLLLISGAVPGPKGGLVVVRTAAKGA